Proteins from a genomic interval of Xiphias gladius isolate SHS-SW01 ecotype Sanya breed wild chromosome 23, ASM1685928v1, whole genome shotgun sequence:
- the stard14 gene encoding START domain containing 14, with product MSLSSIVPDEAVFADFRKQCLSTDNWLNKYDKNEMQVWVEHPPANKGNHVPKIHKIKCKMTIKDVSAATMYDVLHDGQYRKKWDPTMLESFDIARLSAHADVGYYSWLCPKPIKNRDVVTLRSWQVMDDEYIIVNFSVKHPKHPPRSDLVRAISILTGYFIKPTGPNSCTFIYLSQADPKGSLPKWVVNKASQVLAPRVMKCVHKAGQNYPEWKQQNSPDQKPWLYPEQSTLPTMDPAELSIQRADSLENVDESFKVDAQDSEDSN from the exons ATGTCTCTTTCGAGTATTGTCCCCGACGAGGCGGTCTTTGCAGACTTCAGAAAGCAGTGTTTATCAACGGACAACTGGTTGAACAAgtatgacaaaaatgaaatgcaagTGTGGGTCGAACATCCTCCCGCGAATAAAGGAAATCACGTCCCTAAAATCCATAAGATCAAG TGTAAAATGACAATCAAAGATGTATCAGCTGCGACCATGTACGACGTCCTTCACGATGGCCAGTACCGGAAGAAGTGGGACCCCACCATGTTGGAGAGTTTTGACATTGCCCGGCTCTCCGCCCATGCCGATGTGGGCTACTACTCAT ggCTTTGTCCAAAACCAATAAAGAACAGAGATGTGGTGACACTGCGTTCGTGGCAGGTGATGGATGACGAGTACATTATCGTTAATTTCTCAGTCAAACACCCG AAACACCCTCCTCGCAGCGACCTTGTGAGGGCCATTTCCATCCTCACTGGCTATTTTATCAAGCCCACGGGACCAAATAGCTGTACTTTCATATACCTTTCGCAAGCTGACCCCAAAG GTTCTCTTCCAAAGTGGGTGGTAAACAAAGCCTCTCAAGTTCTCGCTCCCCGG GTGATGAAGTGTGTGCACAAGGCGGGACAGAACTACCCAGAGTGGAAACAGCAGAACTCTCCCGACCAGAAGCCCTGGTTGTACCCAGAGCAGAGCACCCTGCCCACGATGGACCCCGCTGAGCTGTCGATACAGAGAGCAGACTCGCTGGAAAATGTGGATGAGAGTTTCAAGGTAGATGCTCAAGACAGCGAGGACAGTAATTAG